In Pseudonocardia sp. C8, one genomic interval encodes:
- the ligD gene encoding non-homologous end-joining DNA ligase, whose amino-acid sequence MLATPGPLPTGPGWSFEVKWDGMRVLAEVADGDDGPALRLRTRSGRDVTANFPELADLVDLAPDVVLDGEIVLLDGGVPSFAALAHRMQGVVAPAAAERRPVTFMVFDVLRLYGVSLLDRPLSERRATLERLDLAGLAHVESSPLYPDGAALLAVTAQRGLEGVVAKKESSRYRPGRRSPDWVKVAHRHSQSCLVGGWRPERGGSSRIGALLLGVPGPDGLEFAGRVGSGLAGAAVQQVLVERLGPLRQEGPPFAAPLARADADGAVWCTPSVVVEVAHLGWTAAARLRQPVFRGVRDDVDPTDVRREPAG is encoded by the coding sequence ATGCTCGCCACCCCCGGACCGCTCCCGACCGGTCCCGGCTGGTCGTTCGAGGTCAAGTGGGACGGCATGCGCGTGCTGGCCGAGGTCGCCGACGGTGATGACGGCCCGGCCCTCCGGTTGCGTACCCGCTCGGGCCGGGACGTCACCGCCAACTTCCCGGAGCTCGCCGATCTGGTGGACCTGGCCCCGGACGTCGTGCTCGACGGCGAGATCGTGCTGCTCGACGGCGGCGTCCCCAGCTTCGCCGCGCTCGCGCACCGCATGCAGGGGGTGGTCGCCCCGGCCGCCGCCGAGCGCCGCCCGGTCACGTTCATGGTGTTCGACGTGCTGCGCCTCTACGGGGTGTCGCTGCTGGACCGGCCGCTGTCCGAGCGCCGCGCCACCCTGGAACGGCTGGACCTGGCCGGGCTCGCGCACGTCGAGAGCTCACCGCTGTACCCGGACGGCGCTGCGCTGCTGGCCGTCACCGCCCAGCGCGGCCTGGAGGGCGTCGTCGCCAAGAAGGAGTCCTCGCGCTACCGGCCGGGCCGGCGCAGCCCGGACTGGGTCAAGGTCGCGCACCGGCACTCGCAGAGCTGCCTGGTGGGCGGGTGGCGGCCGGAGCGGGGCGGATCGTCCCGGATCGGGGCGCTGCTGCTGGGCGTCCCGGGCCCGGACGGGCTGGAGTTCGCCGGCAGGGTGGGGTCCGGCCTGGCCGGGGCGGCCGTGCAGCAGGTGCTCGTCGAGCGGCTCGGGCCGCTCCGGCAGGAGGGGCCGCCGTTCGCCGCGCCGCTCGCCCGCGCCGACGCCGACGGCGCGGTCTGGTGCACGCCGTCGGTCGTCGTGGAGGTCGCCCACCTCGGCTGGACGGCGGCCGCCCGGCTCCGCCAGCCGGTGTTCCGCGGGGTGCGCGACGACGTCGACCCCACCGACGTCCGCCGCGAACCGGCGGGATGA
- a CDS encoding HepT-like ribonuclease domain-containing protein produces MSGAIRPELLAERAATVRRHLTRVADRLPEDPEALRPMTDVTDAVVLHLWQAIQVVIDMAVSSCVALGLGSPPTYGDAFRTLGRHGVLDQGLADRLARAAAFRNLLVHAYGDLDLRRVHAIASEGPADLLAFLAALRDA; encoded by the coding sequence GTGAGCGGGGCGATCCGTCCGGAGCTCCTCGCCGAGCGGGCGGCGACCGTCCGGCGGCACCTGACCCGGGTCGCCGACCGGCTGCCGGAGGACCCGGAGGCGCTCAGGCCGATGACCGACGTGACCGATGCCGTCGTCCTGCATCTCTGGCAGGCGATCCAGGTGGTCATCGACATGGCGGTCTCGTCCTGCGTCGCCCTGGGACTGGGCTCCCCGCCGACCTACGGTGACGCGTTCCGGACCCTCGGGCGGCACGGCGTACTCGATCAGGGCCTCGCCGACCGGCTCGCCCGGGCGGCCGCGTTCCGCAACCTCCTGGTCCACGCCTACGGCGACCTCGACCTCCGGCGGGTCCACGCGATCGCCTCCGAGGGGCCCGCCGACCTGCTCGCCTTCCTCGCCGCCCTGCGCGACGCCTGA
- a CDS encoding geranylgeranyl reductase family protein, with protein MTTASPPSTPAPESTDVLVVGAGPAGSAAAAWAARHGLDVVLADAATFPRDKACGDGLTPRAIAELHRLGLGAWVDGHGTNHGLRAHGFGQVLELPWPGGSLPAHGSAIPRTRLDAGIRQAALDSGVTPVEGAKAVDVTYAGGRVESVTFADGRSVRCRRLVVADGARSTLGRVLGREWHQDTAYGVAARGYVASGRHDDPWISSHLELRGQADEVLAGYGWLFPLNDGRVNIGVGTLATDRRPANIKLRGLIEHYAAARRDDWALDGKVELVRSALLPMGGAVSGVAGPNWALIGDAAGCVNPLNGEGIDYGLETGRLVAELLTAGADLARAWPATLRSHYGLAFSIARRLAGLITIPRLLPLAGPVGMRSRALMTVALRVMGNLVTDEDRDLTARAWRAAGKLSVRFDDRPPFPAADLLNRVAGPSVAG; from the coding sequence ATGACCACCGCCTCGCCGCCGAGCACGCCCGCCCCGGAGAGCACGGACGTGCTCGTCGTCGGGGCGGGGCCGGCCGGGTCCGCGGCCGCCGCGTGGGCGGCCCGGCACGGGCTGGACGTCGTGCTCGCCGATGCGGCCACGTTCCCCCGGGACAAGGCGTGCGGGGACGGGCTGACCCCGCGGGCGATCGCCGAGCTCCACCGGCTCGGGCTCGGCGCGTGGGTGGACGGGCACGGCACCAACCACGGGCTGCGCGCGCACGGGTTCGGGCAGGTCCTGGAGCTGCCCTGGCCGGGCGGGTCGCTGCCGGCGCACGGCTCGGCGATCCCCCGCACCCGGCTCGACGCCGGGATCCGGCAGGCCGCACTCGACTCCGGGGTGACGCCGGTCGAGGGGGCCAAGGCCGTCGACGTGACCTACGCCGGGGGCCGCGTCGAGTCGGTGACCTTCGCCGACGGCCGGTCGGTGCGGTGCCGGCGGCTCGTCGTCGCCGACGGGGCCCGCTCCACGCTGGGCCGGGTGCTCGGCCGCGAATGGCACCAGGACACCGCGTACGGCGTCGCCGCCCGCGGCTACGTCGCCTCCGGCCGGCACGACGACCCGTGGATCAGCTCGCACCTGGAGCTGCGCGGCCAGGCCGACGAGGTGCTGGCCGGCTACGGCTGGCTGTTCCCGCTCAACGACGGCCGGGTCAACATCGGCGTCGGCACCCTCGCGACCGACCGGCGCCCGGCCAACATCAAGCTGCGCGGCCTGATCGAGCACTACGCGGCCGCGCGCCGCGACGACTGGGCGCTCGACGGGAAGGTCGAGCTCGTCCGCTCGGCGTTGCTGCCGATGGGCGGCGCCGTCTCCGGGGTCGCCGGGCCGAACTGGGCGCTGATCGGCGACGCGGCCGGCTGCGTGAACCCGCTCAACGGCGAGGGCATCGACTACGGCCTCGAGACCGGACGGCTGGTGGCCGAGCTGCTCACCGCGGGCGCCGACCTCGCCCGCGCCTGGCCGGCCACCCTGCGGTCGCACTACGGCCTGGCGTTCTCGATCGCCCGCCGGCTCGCCGGGCTCATCACCATCCCGCGCCTGCTGCCGCTGGCGGGGCCGGTCGGGATGCGCTCGCGGGCCCTGATGACGGTCGCGCTGCGGGTGATGGGCAACCTCGTGACCGACGAGGACCGCGACCTCACCGCGCGGGCGTGGCGGGCCGCGGGGAAGCTGTCGGTGCGGTTCGACGACCGCCCGCCGTTCCCGGCCGCCGACCTGCTGAACCGGGTCGCGGGCCCGTCCGTCGCGGGGTGA
- a CDS encoding putative glycolipid-binding domain-containing protein: MALMLSWRSDPDTDGATGLESARITTSGDGFRAVGRMIRGTAEGVLTASYRLVVAGDGTPSRLAVDVATAAGEQQVTISRSAEGVWLVDDGSGGTQRAFGDARDVDLAFSPVFNALPIRRLGLHREPAEHVLTVVVVDLPTLTVEAAEQTYRTVRTGTGAEPAVVGFEAGEFSAELTVDADGFVLDHPGIAARAELR; encoded by the coding sequence ATGGCACTCATGCTGAGCTGGCGGTCCGACCCGGACACCGACGGCGCGACCGGGCTGGAGTCGGCCCGGATCACGACGTCCGGTGACGGCTTCCGCGCGGTCGGCCGGATGATCCGCGGGACCGCCGAGGGCGTGCTGACCGCGTCATACCGGCTCGTCGTGGCCGGGGACGGCACGCCGTCGCGTCTGGCCGTGGACGTGGCGACCGCGGCAGGCGAGCAGCAGGTGACGATCAGCCGCAGCGCCGAGGGCGTCTGGCTGGTCGACGACGGATCCGGTGGCACCCAGCGCGCGTTCGGCGACGCGCGGGACGTCGACCTCGCCTTCAGCCCGGTGTTCAACGCCCTGCCGATCCGCCGGCTGGGCCTGCACCGGGAACCGGCCGAGCACGTGCTGACCGTCGTGGTCGTCGACCTGCCGACGCTGACGGTGGAGGCGGCCGAGCAGACCTACCGCACCGTACGGACGGGGACCGGGGCCGAGCCCGCCGTGGTCGGGTTCGAGGCCGGGGAGTTCTCCGCGGAGCTGACCGTCGACGCCGACGGCTTCGTGCTCGACCACCCGGGCATCGCCGCGCGCGCCGAGCTGCGCTGA
- a CDS encoding prephenate dehydrogenase: MRAVCVLGTGLIGGSLMRAAARAGREVWGTAASDTTAAAAVADGFDVTTDTDAALARAAEADALVAVAVPLPALEPVLRRVDAVAPTCRLTDAVSVKVAVADAVAELAPRARYVGGHPMAGTAESGWAAGDAELFTGAAWVVAADDGLDLDVWRDVAELAWACGARVVPAAADEHDIAVARISHLPHLLAAVLASVGAGEQGDDLALALSASSFADGTRVAGTRPELVLAMCEGNRAALLAAVDDALGRLGAMRGALASTGGLAATVRAGHAARMRWASTREPLEQPVSFDGDPAAVLAELRELGRRGDVVEPGKG, encoded by the coding sequence ATGCGAGCGGTGTGCGTGCTGGGGACCGGTCTGATCGGCGGGTCGCTGATGCGGGCCGCGGCCCGTGCCGGGCGGGAGGTCTGGGGCACCGCCGCGTCCGACACCACGGCGGCCGCGGCCGTCGCCGACGGGTTCGACGTCACCACCGACACCGACGCCGCGCTGGCCCGGGCGGCGGAGGCCGATGCGCTGGTCGCCGTCGCCGTCCCGCTCCCGGCGCTGGAGCCGGTGCTGCGCCGGGTCGACGCGGTCGCCCCCACCTGCCGGCTCACCGACGCGGTGAGCGTGAAGGTCGCCGTCGCCGACGCCGTCGCCGAGCTCGCACCCCGGGCCCGCTACGTCGGCGGGCACCCGATGGCCGGTACCGCCGAGTCCGGCTGGGCCGCCGGGGACGCGGAGCTGTTCACCGGCGCCGCCTGGGTCGTCGCGGCCGACGACGGCCTCGACCTCGACGTCTGGCGGGACGTCGCCGAGCTGGCCTGGGCCTGCGGGGCGCGGGTCGTGCCGGCCGCGGCCGACGAGCACGACATCGCCGTCGCGCGGATCTCGCACCTGCCGCACCTGCTCGCCGCCGTGCTCGCCTCGGTCGGCGCGGGCGAGCAGGGCGACGACCTCGCCCTGGCGCTGTCCGCGAGCTCGTTCGCCGACGGCACCCGGGTCGCCGGGACCCGCCCGGAGCTGGTGCTCGCGATGTGCGAGGGGAACCGGGCCGCGCTGCTCGCGGCCGTCGACGACGCGCTGGGCCGGCTCGGCGCGATGCGCGGGGCGCTGGCGTCCACCGGCGGGCTGGCCGCCACGGTCCGGGCCGGTCACGCGGCCCGGATGCGGTGGGCCTCCACCCGCGAGCCGCTGGAACAGCCGGTCTCCTTCGACGGCGACCCCGCCGCGGTGCTCGCCGAGCTGCGCGAGCTGGGCCGCCGCGGCGACGTCGTGGAGCCCGGGAAGGGCTGA
- a CDS encoding LCP family protein, with the protein MAGDFRGPPPRGGGPPQGGRPPRRGGSPGWARQPPRGPLPGHGGRPLPPPSPPQQPNRPPSQGRGGPLRKPPPGRAAGPPPQGPPRTRQEALPRPAGGAGAGPPAHPATRAPRDGRITKGPTLPDWRRLRGAGRGRWKAIAIVLVVAVLGFGVYLDQNMTRVEALPADSEASSSGTNYLIVGSDSRDGLSAEDEERLATGDAAGQRTDTIMLLHTGSSGSVLVSLPRDSTVPIPGHGTGKINSAFAIGGPQLLVKTIEAATGLRMDHYVEVGFGGFVGAVDAVGGVDMCVPQAIEDPLAGLNIQAGCQELDGQTALGYVRTRATPGSDFDRVKRQREFLSALLGKATSPLTLINPFRMVPLASAVTDTITVDDSDHLWHLAGLAWGMKGVSGGDGIQTTVPISGTGSGSTLRWDRQRSQALFGALQQDEAPPESSFGP; encoded by the coding sequence ATGGCCGGAGACTTCCGCGGCCCGCCCCCGCGTGGTGGTGGGCCTCCGCAGGGTGGGCGCCCGCCGCGGCGCGGCGGTAGCCCGGGCTGGGCGAGGCAACCCCCGCGAGGCCCGCTCCCGGGGCACGGCGGCCGGCCGCTGCCGCCGCCGTCACCTCCCCAGCAGCCGAACCGGCCGCCGTCGCAGGGTCGCGGGGGTCCGCTGCGCAAGCCCCCGCCCGGCCGGGCCGCCGGGCCGCCGCCGCAGGGACCGCCACGGACCCGCCAGGAGGCCCTGCCGCGTCCGGCCGGGGGTGCCGGGGCCGGCCCACCGGCGCACCCTGCGACCCGGGCACCCCGGGACGGGAGGATCACCAAGGGGCCGACGCTGCCGGACTGGCGGCGGCTGCGCGGCGCCGGCCGCGGCCGGTGGAAGGCGATCGCGATCGTGCTGGTGGTCGCGGTCCTCGGGTTCGGCGTCTACCTCGACCAGAACATGACCCGGGTCGAGGCGTTGCCCGCCGACTCGGAGGCGTCGTCGTCCGGGACGAACTACCTGATCGTCGGATCGGACAGCCGCGACGGCCTGTCCGCCGAGGACGAGGAACGGCTCGCCACCGGTGACGCGGCCGGTCAGCGCACCGACACGATCATGCTGCTGCACACCGGCAGCTCGGGCAGCGTGCTCGTCTCGCTGCCGCGCGACTCCACGGTCCCGATCCCCGGGCACGGCACCGGCAAGATCAACTCTGCGTTCGCGATCGGCGGCCCCCAGCTGCTCGTGAAGACCATAGAGGCGGCCACCGGTCTGCGGATGGACCACTACGTCGAGGTGGGCTTCGGCGGGTTCGTCGGCGCGGTCGACGCGGTCGGCGGGGTGGACATGTGCGTCCCGCAGGCGATCGAGGACCCGCTGGCGGGCCTGAACATCCAGGCGGGCTGCCAGGAGCTCGACGGCCAGACCGCGCTCGGCTACGTCCGCACCCGGGCCACGCCCGGCTCGGACTTCGACCGGGTCAAGCGCCAGCGTGAGTTCCTGTCGGCGTTGCTCGGGAAGGCGACCAGCCCGCTGACGCTGATCAACCCGTTCCGGATGGTCCCGCTCGCGTCGGCGGTCACCGACACGATCACCGTCGACGACTCCGACCACCTCTGGCACCTGGCCGGGCTCGCCTGGGGGATGAAGGGCGTGTCCGGCGGGGACGGCATCCAGACGACCGTGCCGATCTCCGGGACCGGTAGCGGGTCCACCCTGCGCTGGGACAGGCAGCGCTCGCAGGCGCTGTTCGGCGCCCTGCAGCAGGACGAGGCGCCGCCGGAGTCCAGCTTCGGGCCGTAG
- a CDS encoding amidase produces MLPLTDLLRALATGDLSPREHVDDVLARLEADTTNSVIVLDAERARARARELTALAARGERAGPLHGVAVGIKDLIDVAGLPTRCGSRLLDDAPPAAADAPVVAMLRAAGAVVVGKLHTHEFAYGPVGDVAATGPARNPHDHGRVTGGSSSGPAAAVAAGHLALTVGTDTGASVRTPAAICGVAGLKPRRGALPGGGVFPLAESFDTVGLLAADAGSLAAARSALGGGTDGPPGGAARPRVGVACDDWWRPHDPVIAGAVRAAADALAGLGVPVAEQDTPGIAELTAAYPVITGSEAYTTHRHWFATRRGEYQQATADRLAPHADAPAYAYVDAQRTRSRLGAALLDHLGCDVLLCPTTRLRATPIGVSEVEGHPVRASFLDLTSPFNLTDRPVVALPVPVPGLPAGIQLVGITVGEDVLLGLARALEGALR; encoded by the coding sequence GTGCTGCCGCTCACGGACCTGTTGCGCGCCCTGGCCACCGGTGATCTGTCGCCCCGTGAGCACGTCGACGACGTGCTGGCCCGGCTGGAGGCCGACACCACCAACAGCGTGATCGTCCTGGACGCCGAGCGGGCCAGGGCCCGGGCCAGGGAGCTGACCGCGCTCGCCGCCCGCGGGGAGCGGGCCGGGCCGCTGCACGGCGTCGCCGTCGGGATCAAGGACCTGATCGACGTGGCCGGGCTGCCGACCCGGTGCGGGTCGCGGCTGCTCGACGACGCGCCGCCGGCCGCCGCGGACGCCCCGGTCGTGGCGATGCTGCGGGCGGCGGGCGCGGTCGTCGTCGGGAAGCTGCACACCCACGAGTTCGCCTACGGGCCGGTCGGGGACGTCGCAGCGACCGGCCCGGCACGCAACCCGCACGACCACGGGCGGGTGACCGGCGGGTCCTCGTCCGGGCCGGCGGCGGCGGTCGCGGCCGGGCACCTCGCCCTCACGGTCGGCACCGACACCGGGGCGAGCGTGCGCACCCCGGCCGCGATCTGCGGGGTGGCGGGGCTCAAGCCGCGCCGCGGCGCGCTGCCCGGTGGGGGTGTCTTCCCGCTCGCGGAGTCCTTCGACACGGTCGGGCTGCTCGCCGCCGACGCCGGTTCGCTGGCCGCCGCCCGGTCCGCACTCGGGGGCGGGACGGACGGCCCGCCCGGCGGTGCCGCGCGGCCGCGGGTCGGGGTGGCGTGCGACGACTGGTGGCGCCCGCACGATCCGGTGATCGCCGGCGCGGTCCGCGCCGCGGCCGACGCGCTGGCCGGGCTCGGCGTCCCGGTGGCCGAGCAGGACACCCCGGGGATCGCGGAGCTGACCGCGGCCTACCCGGTAATCACCGGGAGCGAGGCGTACACGACGCACCGGCACTGGTTCGCCACCCGGCGCGGGGAGTACCAGCAGGCCACCGCCGACCGGCTCGCCCCGCACGCCGACGCCCCGGCGTACGCCTATGTGGACGCGCAGCGCACCCGGTCCCGGCTCGGCGCCGCGCTGCTCGACCACCTCGGGTGCGACGTGCTGCTCTGCCCGACGACGCGGTTGCGCGCCACCCCGATCGGCGTGTCCGAGGTGGAGGGCCATCCGGTCCGGGCGTCCTTCCTGGACCTGACCTCGCCGTTCAACCTCACCGACCGCCCGGTCGTGGCGCTGCCGGTCCCGGTGCCGGGACTGCCCGCCGGGATCCAGCTCGTCGGGATCACGGTCGGCGAGGACGTGCTGCTGGGGCTGGCCCGCGCGCTCGAGGGAGCCCTGCGGTGA
- a CDS encoding nucleoside phosphorylase — MDLPALPLFEDDLDAEGVIRATALVRRPDDMPDAAVLCWFPEVVDAVGAGEARALSVLRTELGRTPVWQARGPAGRPVAVLHPGVGAPLAAIFLEILVALGVRTVVGVGGAGALRHELTLGHAVILGSALRDEGTSFHYQPPSRTLDADPGGIAVLERVLGGAGIPWVVGRAWTTDAVYRETPQRVARRREEGCAVVDMEAAALVAAARRLGVRYGQLFLAADSLAGPEWEHRGWMTARAARSGLFDLALAAAEQWAAAPATAGWEA, encoded by the coding sequence GTGGACCTCCCCGCGCTCCCGCTGTTCGAGGACGACCTGGACGCCGAGGGCGTCATCCGGGCCACGGCACTCGTGCGCCGCCCGGACGACATGCCGGACGCCGCCGTCCTCTGCTGGTTCCCCGAGGTCGTCGACGCGGTCGGCGCCGGCGAGGCCCGCGCGCTGTCCGTGCTGCGCACCGAGCTGGGCCGCACCCCGGTCTGGCAGGCGCGCGGGCCGGCCGGGCGGCCGGTCGCCGTCCTGCATCCCGGTGTCGGGGCGCCGCTCGCGGCGATCTTCCTGGAGATCCTGGTGGCGCTGGGGGTGCGCACGGTCGTCGGCGTCGGCGGGGCCGGGGCGCTGCGGCACGAGCTGACGCTCGGGCACGCGGTGATCCTGGGCAGCGCGCTGCGCGACGAGGGGACGTCGTTCCACTACCAGCCGCCGTCGCGCACGCTCGACGCCGACCCGGGCGGGATCGCTGTCCTCGAACGCGTGCTCGGCGGCGCCGGCATCCCCTGGGTGGTCGGCCGGGCCTGGACCACCGACGCCGTCTACCGCGAGACCCCGCAGCGGGTCGCGCGGCGCCGGGAGGAAGGTTGCGCGGTCGTCGACATGGAGGCCGCCGCGCTGGTGGCGGCCGCGCGACGGCTCGGCGTGCGGTACGGCCAGCTGTTCCTGGCCGCCGACTCGCTGGCCGGCCCGGAGTGGGAGCACCGCGGCTGGATGACGGCGCGGGCGGCCCGCTCGGGCCTGTTCGACCTGGCCCTCGCCGCGGCCGAGCAGTGGGCCGCGGCACCCGCCACGGCAGGATGGGAGGCATGA
- a CDS encoding nucleotidyltransferase domain-containing protein gives MTGPDVPDALRAAAARTPGLDLLLLHGSRSRGEAHPGSDWDLGYLGEVDPARLLDAVASALGTNRVDLVDLARATALLRFEAARDGVCIHETAGSHRRFVVDATTFWCDAGPVIRRAQDEVLAELGR, from the coding sequence ATGACCGGCCCGGATGTGCCCGACGCCCTGCGTGCTGCCGCCGCACGGACCCCGGGACTGGACCTCCTGCTGCTGCACGGCTCCCGCAGCCGCGGTGAGGCACATCCCGGTTCGGACTGGGATCTCGGCTACCTGGGCGAGGTCGACCCCGCCCGTCTTCTCGACGCGGTCGCGAGCGCGCTCGGGACCAACCGCGTCGACCTCGTCGACCTCGCCCGGGCCACGGCCCTGCTCCGGTTCGAGGCGGCGCGGGACGGCGTCTGCATCCACGAGACCGCCGGGTCCCACCGGCGGTTCGTCGTCGACGCGACCACGTTCTGGTGCGACGCCGGCCCCGTCATCCGCCGGGCCCAGGACGAGGTCCTCGCGGAGCTCGGCCGGTGA
- a CDS encoding Ku protein: MPGAPRGERAEPAEGERLMRAIWSGAVSFGLVSVPIKVYSATSNHDVRFHQVHGEDGGRIRYKRVCEVCGEEVSYADIVKGFETPEGELITLDENDLASLPVSTGHEIDVIEFVPNEQIDPMLFDKSYYLEPETKAAKPYALLREALNETDRTAVVKVALRQRETLALLRVRDKAIVLQTLIWPDEVREPEFDVLDSDVELRPQELQMASSLVESMGADFDPAEFHDEYRDAMVDLIEAKKTDGDARPAPAPEKADDSDSMSDLLSALQASVDAARSSGGKAEAGTAKRSSSSRSSSARAGGSSGSSGSTRKAASGSSTRSRSKKATEEKEPAATGTEGGRTKSTTTRRRSTKKTA; the protein is encoded by the coding sequence ATGCCCGGCGCGCCACGCGGTGAACGCGCCGAACCGGCGGAGGGGGAACGCCTCATGCGGGCGATCTGGAGCGGGGCCGTATCGTTCGGCCTGGTCAGCGTCCCGATCAAGGTCTACTCGGCGACGTCCAACCACGACGTGCGCTTCCACCAGGTGCACGGCGAGGACGGCGGCCGGATCCGGTACAAGCGGGTCTGCGAGGTGTGCGGCGAGGAGGTGTCCTACGCCGACATCGTCAAGGGGTTCGAGACCCCCGAGGGCGAGCTGATCACGCTGGACGAGAACGACCTCGCGTCGCTGCCGGTCTCGACCGGGCACGAGATCGACGTCATCGAGTTCGTGCCGAACGAGCAGATCGACCCGATGCTGTTCGACAAGAGCTACTACCTCGAGCCGGAGACGAAGGCCGCGAAGCCCTACGCGCTGCTGCGCGAGGCGCTCAACGAGACCGACCGCACGGCCGTGGTGAAGGTGGCGTTGCGGCAGCGCGAGACGCTCGCGCTGCTGCGGGTGCGGGACAAGGCGATCGTCCTGCAGACCCTGATCTGGCCGGACGAGGTGCGCGAGCCGGAGTTCGACGTCCTCGACTCCGACGTCGAGCTGCGCCCGCAGGAGCTGCAGATGGCGTCGTCGCTGGTCGAGAGCATGGGCGCGGACTTCGACCCGGCCGAGTTCCACGACGAGTACCGCGACGCGATGGTCGACCTCATCGAGGCGAAGAAGACCGACGGCGACGCCCGGCCCGCCCCGGCCCCGGAGAAGGCCGACGACTCCGACTCGATGAGCGACCTGCTCTCCGCACTGCAGGCCAGTGTGGACGCGGCGCGGTCGTCCGGCGGCAAGGCGGAGGCCGGCACCGCGAAGCGCTCGTCGTCGAGCCGGTCCTCGTCCGCGCGGGCCGGTGGCTCGTCCGGATCGTCCGGGTCGACCCGGAAGGCCGCGTCGGGGTCGAGCACCCGGTCGCGGTCGAAGAAGGCGACCGAGGAGAAGGAGCCGGCGGCGACCGGCACCGAGGGCGGCCGGACGAAGTCCACCACCACCCGGCGCCGGTCGACCAAGAAGACCGCCTGA
- a CDS encoding PH domain-containing protein — protein sequence MSEPVFDKRDQLDKVAAGLLEGERIVAVLDAVGAGTGFLGLTDRRVVLQDNSFARKKTAITSIPYSRISTVSFVADRNVLGRFASSSTISVTVGTQSYEVQFRGDDKVRLAHDVILGHLTR from the coding sequence ATGAGCGAACCCGTCTTCGACAAGCGCGACCAGCTGGACAAGGTCGCGGCCGGCCTGCTGGAGGGCGAGCGGATCGTCGCGGTGCTCGACGCTGTCGGGGCCGGGACCGGGTTCCTCGGCCTCACCGACCGGCGGGTGGTGCTGCAGGACAACTCGTTCGCCCGGAAGAAGACGGCGATCACCTCGATCCCGTACTCCCGGATCAGCACCGTCTCGTTCGTCGCGGACCGCAACGTGCTGGGCCGGTTCGCGAGCTCCAGCACGATCTCGGTGACGGTCGGGACGCAGTCCTACGAGGTGCAGTTCCGGGGCGACGACAAGGTCAGGCTGGCCCACGACGTCATCCTCGGGCACCTCACCCGCTGA